One Leguminivora glycinivorella isolate SPB_JAAS2020 chromosome 15, LegGlyc_1.1, whole genome shotgun sequence genomic window, TCGCATCTCAAATTACActgatcaaaataattttgtgtcatataatttatattgtggcataataaatgtctattttctatttagggacatttatttaaatcattAAATTTGTTGAGTATAgctgtcataaaataaaaccctttgTCATCTCTATTCTTTAGGGTATTTAGATAGTATTATGATATTGATGCCAGCTAAATGAAAATTCACTTTAACTTTTGTTAATAAGTGATGCAATTGAACTTTTgttatgaaataatgatttgaacAGACAATGGCCTGACCATACGTCGTGTAATGGTATTATGGCCCTATTTAGTAAAGTTTGGACAGACAAATACCTCAGCCACACACCTCAGAGTCACTTCCTCATGGACAGAGCCTGATCTACTATAAAACGCGTTCGTCTGAGACGAGAGAATTAATTCTCGGGTCACACTGCGTCCAGCGTGAGCGGAGGCGTAGAAACAGTCCTTCCTAAGCGTAAGTGAGATGTACTACTCAGGGCAGCCCTGAGGTGCCAAAGCTTCTAAAACTGATCCCGTCTGCTACCCACGTAGAGTCTGAGTTACTCGAAACGTGAGGCTACGTATCAAAGTATCGTAGGGGGGGTTAGCGAATGCGCAAGCGCATGGTAGGACATTCATTTGTAATGATTTGGTGTCAGATGTTAAACGGTATACCTTTGACACTACTTGTGAGTGATCACTGCGGCTAACCCCGGCGCCTCAGTTCAAGTGAAGTCAGGTTATTCTACGCAAGTCATATAACAGAGGTGTGACCTGGCAATCAATCTCGTCCCTAGGCCCTCGATTGCAGTATCTAGTTGACTCATGAGCCCCGTCACAAATGCCTTGACCGATAAAATTTCATAGATAGGCTTGATGaaagaaattaataatattagaacttgtggtacatttatttaaaatgtttttataccTGATTAAGTTTTGGGGTAATTGATTTCATACAATCTTtgattatacacgttaaactttcgtgagacatattcaaataattaatgaatccaCGGTTGTCATAAATTGCTATTAGTTTTCAATATTTAGGTGCATTCCAGGTTTGATTTTTCTCTGTGAATACTCCGAGTACCATTAACAAGATAGTATTATAATAAACATTGCATATAGCAATATTGTACATTTAATTCACACAAATTGTACacctttaatttaaatatgaagACCCAACATTTGTGTTATGTATCATTGAGACGTAtaaaccaaacaaaaaaaataaaggaattTAAACCATGCGGAACAGGTTGTGTGTTTATTTCTTTTCGCCTTTCcgaatgttataattatagaaTCATTACAAACTACGACAGCAAAGAACTTTAATTTACATCGAGatttatttagtaataaaaCAGCTTCTATCCCATATTTATGAATAGTAAGAGATGTCTATCTATAACTACTTTTATCAGTAAAACCTTTCGTGACAGAAACCACGGACCGACCAGGTAGCATCGATTCAGTCCCAAATTACCGAAACAACAACCCAAAAATAAATTGGATAAAATTAATCAGACATCGGTAAGTTAAGGTCAATCCAAAAGGCGTTGTCGAGACCGTCCACAGTCGGCTATACAGCGGCGTCGTGTCTTGCCTCTAGACGCGTCAAAACTGCCACAATTCACACCAGTCTTTTCCTAGGATCGGTCTTAGTCGCCTATTAAAGCCAGGTATGTTAGGTATACTGAAACTATCCTGcaacaaaataccttttgtctgTCCAACCAATAACTGCAAGATTTATGTACTTTTTCTTTTCAAGTCTAATAATtgcaaattcaaaatttaaaatgcaaaacaTGGTAtaccttttattttgtttttacagtAACCATTGAAACCTGCACGATTAGTAATAATTGTCCTCATCATTATTAATACGCATTCTGCCTGAAATACAACACTTTAGAcaaaatatttatgtacttatttatttttgttcctAAAATGTGTTTTATAAGGTTTTACTCTTTTATTTCGAAACGAGTATTTATCGCATCTTTCATTTAAGGTCGAGAGGTACAACAACGTTATACTAAGTGCATAAATGGGTATAGGTATACAACTGAAACATCGCGTGTTTCTACACTTATTTATTCTaaatgtgttatttatttatatgtatattaagaGAACCAAACTTTTAGgactttaattattaaattggtAATTCTTTCGTGATAACATAAACAATCGAAAATCGAGCTGCAACATTAACTTTCAAACCAGGTAATGTGGAACCAAGTAAACCGTCCGAAcacttgttcttttttttttcttgttttatcTATTGTGATAAACAATGCATGGTTATAACTAATAATATTCTACCTGCTTTTTAAAATGCTTCGTTCCATTAACTAGTATCGATAGATATCGGTAACTGACGATTGAAACAATATCGTGTATCTCAAACAAAATCTTTACGacaaacatacatactacatattttatatttgaaataaCTTCATATCTATATCTCTACGCaaaatacattcatacatagTATATTTTACATTGTTGGAATAATTTATAGGTAAGCTGCAAATGAAATTATAATCCACCTCAATGTCATCAAATCTAGATTCGTAAACGGAAAATGTTTATATAGTACCTACTGCCATTTGATTGGTCATCATCTCTTAGTTTCTCCAACCTTTAATAAAAGCATTAACATTTGAACGTTACTATTTACGACAtctatatatgtaggtactagaAATATACCTTGGTAATTACCTATGTATCATCACAAATCACCGATTTGACATTCTCTTTATTGTCACAAGCCTCCATCCCTAGTAGCATTTTGAGTTGGCTGTTTGTTGGGCCTTTGTCCGCCTTTAGGTTGGCCAACCGTCCGGCGTGTCACCCCTAGGAATAGAAGGACCAACGGTAGAATCAACAAGGGGCCAACTACGTCGGGCCAACTGCGTATTTATAGAAGAGGCCCTACCGTTGGCTAAACGTTATTTATTCAACTCTTAAACAAGTTGGGCCCACGTTGAAGATCCTACGTAGGGTCCTCACTCGATTTTCCTCGTAGGGCCTTTAAAACATATCCGACGAAGGCCCTACCTAATAGTTACAGCTGTTGGCCCTCAGTTTCTTTTGCATACATAGGGCCTTTCAGGTAGTAACTTCGGAGGCCCTACGGAATGGTAATAGCTGAAGGGCCATCACTTGATTATCAACGTAGGGCCTTATAAACATCTCTGTCGGAGGGCCTACGTTAGGGTCTCTCAGGGTGCCTGTCCACTGGAGCGGAGCGAGGTAGCGGAGCTGTGAGCGAGGTAAAAATCTACCAATAGAATATCAGGAGCGGAGATTTTATGATATTCAATTGGTGGATTTTTACCTCGCTCACCGCTCCGCTGCCTCGCTCCACTCCAGTGGACAGGCTCCCTGAGAGACCCTAACGTACACAGGCACCCTCAAGCGATTCCTTCGGAGACCCTATGTCGCACCTTAAATTAGAATTGTACCGACCTAATTCTCATACAAGTTGTATGAACATTAGGTCGGTACAATTCTAAAAGTGATAAGGAATTTCAGAAAAtgggtacagtcacggactttaattgtggatccatttctagctcattttatactggatacgacatagcttaactatgaaatAACAAAGTTATAATGGCCTCTAAAtggctcaacaattaaagtccgtgagtgTACAACCAATTAGCGTAAGatgttaaaataaataggtcTGTATCAGTTTTATGACtataattaagtttaaaaatgtgTACACCAGTGTGAAATGACATACGTATTAAAGAAAGAGTACAACACAATATAATAAGTACACTGGTAACAATTTGGTGATAACAGGtggtaataggctacttgaccctttttaaagtCTCTCATGCACCAGCTagggcatttataaaatgtatcaaATCCCACAATTCCTTGCGCGCTTGTGAGAAGTGTCAACAAGAAGGTGTATATATTGGAAGAACTATGTAGCCATATTCATCTGAATTATTTCTTGTATCACAGCATCAGTAGCGTTGGTTGCAACCTGGTTCAACCGCACTGCGTCTATAAAAGATGTAAATACATATGCAATTAGCTACGTAATTTccgtaaattttattaaataatgagACAGATGGGGTCAGTTGGGACAAGCAAGATTAATCTAAATTggaggttcatccgttcgggagctacgatgccacagacagacacacacacagacagacacgtcaaacttataacaccccgtcgtttttgcgtcggggttaaaaataccTCAAACCAGTATGAGCAAAATACAAATTGCATTATACTAATTACACATGGCCTTGCCATAAGGACCCTCTAGCCATGGATGGTCACATATGACAatgtaataactaataataatagatgACATACCAAAAGTTTTCTGTTCTCGGCATTTATCCACTTTTCGGTATCAATCAAATCCTTGCTGTCCTCACATGGCAATGTTCTTTCCCCTGGCAGTGAATGTTCCATCGAGACAGAAGATGATCGCACCCTATTTAATATCTCATTCTGTGCGATTTGCATCTCTTTCAAGTCAGCTTCAATTCGAGCTAAGTGCTTAGCTATGACATCTGAaatcaatataataatataatgttagcaaatatttactttaggtATGCAAATATACAACTGGGTAGTAAGgtaaaaatacaaatgtaaCTTCTAACAGTTATGAATGACACTAAGAGTTTAACTCCTCTCACCTAAGGCTTGTGAATTTGGCTTCTCATTTATAAAAAATGGTGTTATTGTAAAGTCTAGGTTATCCAGGCCACCTGaaaataaaaagatttttaaATTAGGTGATCATAATTAAGTAGTCATAAATACTATTAACCTACTTATCCTTAAAAGACCATATTCTTATCAAGTCTTAAACAGAATGAAACTGCAGACTGACTCGTAAAcgtttaaaagaactgtattaCTAGTCATCATGCATACTTGATGCAAAAACTcacaagtttaaaaataatgataatctaTGAAAATGATATCATCATCAAGACTGATCATCATACATgccataaaatatttatttttaacttatgTTGGGTGTAGGTAGTAAAACATACTCACTTGGACTTTGCAGAAGCTGTGACATTTCACTGTCTGTAGTCTTTGCAGAGCTTTCCTTGAAATCTTCACGTTTGCTCAGATCTGTATCATCATCACTTTTGTTCAGTTC contains:
- the LOC125234037 gene encoding uncharacterized protein LOC125234037; translation: MADTREAAMSVAAPKIDDQVCSQVKNQINIPTVYSDDDYEAYTDEKNRTYRKQVTSSVQSTPVSSKSQEQHSRPVYTELNKSDDDTDLSKREDFKESSAKTTDSEMSQLLQSPSGLDNLDFTITPFFINEKPNSQALDVIAKHLARIEADLKEMQIAQNEILNRVRSSSVSMEHSLPGERTLPCEDSKDLIDTEKWINAENRKLLTQCG